In Marinomonas posidonica IVIA-Po-181, a single window of DNA contains:
- the tssI gene encoding type VI secretion system tip protein TssI/VgrG: MATLMFKLAVDGLDENTLLVREYRGQDSLSDSTLDDGTTCYGFRYQLSLASRRMDLSADTIVDKQAELTVWRDGELVHRVHGIVRHFEKGDTGHNYTFYGLTLVPALERLSLRHNSRIFQKQSAKDILTQLITDMDMPAPVFTLENEEPKEREFCVQYRETDADFLHRLAAEEGWVYYFSHEAGKHTLHFIDKSQALAVQNDAIAYNLLTAGVSETPYINALSEHKQSLPSQSTLKDYSFKQPGYAALNQHTGTNLEHQLSLYEHFDAPGRFKDNATGQRFARIRLEYLRRRAHLLTGDSDASAILVGRKIRIAGHFDASIQDNSWIPVQVEHHGTQPQVLEEEGGEGQTSYQNHFTLIPGQVNWQATPQPQPSVDGPMMATVVGPAANDGDTPEEIYCDEHGRVKIQFAWDRYGQKDDFSSCWVQVSQSWAGSQYGTIALPRIGTDVIVSFLNGDPDQPIITGRTYNADNLPPYALPANKTKTVWRSQTHQGAGFNEISFEDQVGQEQVYLHAQKDLQTDVLNDQTTSIGNDQHLSVVNDSFSEVKNNQHITVNGECQLKVLKQDTSISEANFYRKVTQVNRLEAAQEIHLKSGAKAILEAKQAITIKAGGNYITIDQNGIQLMSANVTFNEGGEAAVGSGFTDSTIASD; the protein is encoded by the coding sequence ATGGCGACGTTAATGTTTAAGCTGGCCGTTGACGGCCTCGATGAGAACACCTTGCTGGTACGAGAGTACCGAGGCCAAGACTCTCTCTCGGATTCCACATTAGACGATGGGACCACTTGCTATGGGTTCCGTTATCAGCTGAGCTTAGCCAGTCGTCGTATGGACTTGTCTGCGGACACCATCGTCGACAAGCAAGCAGAATTAACCGTCTGGCGTGATGGTGAACTGGTTCACCGAGTGCATGGTATCGTCCGCCACTTTGAAAAAGGCGACACCGGCCACAACTACACCTTTTACGGCTTGACCCTAGTGCCCGCGTTAGAGCGACTGTCGTTACGCCATAACAGCCGCATCTTCCAAAAACAAAGCGCCAAAGACATCCTCACCCAATTGATCACCGACATGGACATGCCGGCCCCTGTGTTCACCTTGGAAAACGAAGAACCAAAAGAACGGGAGTTCTGCGTTCAATACCGTGAAACTGACGCCGACTTCCTACATCGATTGGCCGCCGAAGAAGGCTGGGTCTACTACTTTAGCCACGAAGCAGGCAAACACACCTTACACTTCATCGACAAGAGCCAAGCTTTAGCCGTACAAAACGACGCCATTGCCTACAACTTACTCACCGCGGGCGTCTCCGAAACCCCTTACATCAACGCGCTCAGTGAACACAAACAATCCCTACCCAGTCAGTCGACCCTAAAAGACTACAGCTTCAAGCAACCCGGCTACGCGGCCTTGAATCAGCACACAGGGACCAACCTAGAACATCAACTGAGCCTCTACGAACACTTTGATGCCCCAGGCCGTTTTAAAGACAACGCCACTGGCCAACGTTTTGCCCGCATCCGTTTAGAATACTTGCGCCGTCGTGCTCACCTGTTGACCGGTGATAGCGACGCCTCAGCGATCCTCGTTGGTCGCAAAATACGCATTGCCGGTCACTTCGACGCCAGCATCCAAGACAACAGCTGGATCCCTGTCCAAGTCGAACACCATGGTACCCAACCACAAGTCCTCGAAGAAGAAGGGGGCGAAGGCCAGACCAGCTACCAAAACCACTTTACCCTGATACCGGGCCAAGTGAACTGGCAGGCAACCCCACAACCGCAACCCAGTGTCGATGGTCCCATGATGGCCACCGTGGTGGGGCCTGCGGCCAACGATGGTGACACCCCAGAAGAAATCTACTGTGACGAACACGGTCGAGTGAAAATCCAATTTGCTTGGGACCGTTACGGCCAGAAAGACGACTTCAGCTCCTGCTGGGTCCAAGTCTCCCAAAGCTGGGCGGGCAGCCAATACGGCACCATCGCGCTGCCACGTATTGGCACCGACGTCATCGTCAGCTTCCTCAACGGCGACCCAGACCAACCCATTATTACCGGTCGAACCTACAACGCTGACAACTTACCGCCTTACGCCTTACCGGCGAACAAAACCAAAACCGTGTGGCGCAGCCAAACCCACCAAGGGGCCGGATTTAACGAAATCAGCTTCGAAGATCAAGTAGGTCAAGAACAAGTCTACCTGCACGCCCAAAAAGACCTGCAAACCGACGTGTTAAATGACCAGACCACAAGCATCGGTAACGACCAACACCTGAGTGTGGTTAACGACAGCTTCAGTGAAGTGAAAAACAACCAGCACATCACAGTGAATGGCGAATGTCAGTTAAAAGTACTGAAACAGGATACTTCGATTTCAGAGGCAAACTTTTATCGCAAGGTAACTCAAGTTAATCGCCTAGAAGCCGCACAAGAAATTCATTTAAAAAGTGGCGCAAAGGCCATTCTAGAAGCCAAGCAAGCCATTACTATTAAAGCTGGCGGGAATTACATCACCATAGATCAAAACGGCATTCAGTTAATGAGTGCTAACGTGACCTTTAATGAAGGTGGTGAGGCGGCGGTAGGGTCTGGTTTTACCGACAGTACCATTGCGTCTGACTAA
- a CDS encoding alpha-hydroxy acid oxidase — protein MSLICELNDLRHLYHKRVPKMFQGYCESGSWTQHTLGLNQSDFNQILFRQRVARDLEPRTLQSKLVGHDASMPLALAPVGLLGMQHADGEILAAQAAEEFGVPFTLSTMSICSIEAVAAKTQSPFWFQLYVQKDREFTKKLIDRAKAAGCSALVVTLDLQMIGRRHADHRNGMTAPPKLTIPNLFDIARRPRWAMKMLTTSNREFGNIQGCATGVDDMNDLMKWTAGSFDTKLSWEDIRYFRDLWQGPLIIKGIMEVEDAKECVKLGADAIVVSNHGGRQLDSARSSISTLPEIVAAVGDQLEVWLDSGIRSGQDIIRAKALGAKGVMVGRPMVYGLGAMGKAGVTRMLEIFHEEAELTMAFIGHRDIKDISRSDVVFQHEKFRDV, from the coding sequence ATGAGTCTGATTTGCGAATTGAATGATTTACGACACTTGTACCATAAACGCGTTCCTAAGATGTTTCAGGGGTATTGCGAATCTGGCTCTTGGACACAACACACCTTAGGGTTAAACCAATCGGATTTTAATCAAATCTTATTTCGACAACGTGTCGCACGAGATTTAGAGCCTCGCACATTACAGAGCAAATTAGTGGGCCACGATGCAAGCATGCCGTTGGCCTTAGCACCGGTTGGCTTATTGGGTATGCAACATGCGGACGGTGAGATCTTAGCCGCACAAGCGGCAGAAGAGTTTGGCGTCCCCTTTACCTTATCCACCATGAGCATCTGCTCCATTGAAGCCGTGGCCGCCAAAACCCAATCGCCTTTCTGGTTCCAACTTTATGTGCAAAAAGATCGTGAATTTACGAAAAAACTCATTGATCGAGCCAAAGCTGCTGGCTGTTCTGCATTGGTGGTGACTTTAGATTTGCAAATGATTGGACGTCGCCATGCGGATCATAGAAACGGTATGACAGCGCCGCCGAAATTAACCATACCAAACCTATTCGACATCGCCCGCCGCCCTCGTTGGGCAATGAAGATGCTAACAACCAGCAATCGAGAATTTGGTAACATTCAAGGCTGTGCCACCGGTGTGGACGACATGAACGACCTAATGAAATGGACCGCAGGCTCATTTGATACCAAGCTTAGTTGGGAAGACATCCGCTACTTCCGCGACCTATGGCAAGGTCCACTCATCATCAAAGGCATCATGGAAGTGGAAGATGCCAAAGAATGCGTCAAATTGGGCGCCGATGCCATCGTCGTTTCCAACCACGGTGGTCGACAGCTGGACAGCGCTCGCTCTTCTATAAGCACTCTGCCTGAAATTGTTGCGGCGGTTGGCGATCAACTTGAAGTTTGGCTCGACAGCGGCATTCGCAGCGGTCAAGACATCATACGAGCGAAAGCACTCGGCGCGAAAGGCGTCATGGTGGGCCGACCTATGGTGTACGGTTTAGGGGCTATGGGCAAAGCCGGTGTTACTCGTATGTTGGAAATCTTCCACGAAGAAGCCGAACTCACCATGGCCTTCATCGGCCACCGAGACATCAAGGACATCAGCCGAAGCGATGTGGTGTTTCAACATGAAAAATTTAGAGATGTTTGA
- a CDS encoding pesticin C-terminus-like muramidase, whose translation MDELVWMQDASSLGLPKEVWNWWPIHSFDDEMDEKWLTVPKGQLTFDSEGTDVESSFMFTRKPHVPNNSGNVIEDSGITIGRGFDIGNKPASEVEQYFNAAAVSCKPISPKLLDWLKKGAGKTKQAAYDYWLTLDAKVPKEEQEITRKMQHYLFLESYAFYENDAKRLTTKLDVRNAYIDGAELNWDELSEKVREVITDLRYVGHYTGSGDKRGNTRKKIVPAIYKDLKESLSGDSSNLYEIMTNKVMWLTKFNVDENRFDARGINLK comes from the coding sequence GTGGATGAGTTAGTTTGGATGCAGGACGCCAGCAGTTTGGGTCTGCCAAAAGAAGTATGGAATTGGTGGCCGATACACTCATTTGATGATGAAATGGATGAGAAGTGGCTCACGGTGCCTAAGGGGCAACTTACTTTTGATTCAGAAGGTACGGATGTTGAGTCCAGCTTTATGTTTACACGAAAGCCTCATGTGCCGAATAATTCAGGTAATGTAATTGAGGATTCGGGTATTACGATTGGTCGAGGTTTTGACATAGGTAATAAACCAGCCTCTGAGGTTGAGCAGTACTTTAATGCCGCCGCCGTAAGTTGCAAGCCAATCAGTCCTAAATTATTAGATTGGCTTAAAAAAGGAGCAGGTAAAACAAAACAGGCGGCTTATGATTATTGGTTAACCCTAGACGCTAAAGTGCCTAAAGAAGAGCAAGAAATTACGCGTAAAATGCAGCATTACCTGTTCCTTGAATCATATGCGTTTTATGAAAATGATGCGAAACGATTAACCACTAAACTTGATGTCAGAAATGCCTACATAGATGGGGCAGAGCTTAATTGGGATGAGTTGAGTGAGAAAGTTAGGGAAGTGATTACCGATCTTCGTTATGTAGGACATTATACCGGTTCAGGCGATAAGCGAGGGAATACGAGGAAGAAGATTGTGCCAGCGATTTATAAGGATTTGAAAGAAAGTCTTAGTGGTGATTCGTCTAATCTCTATGAAATAATGACTAATAAGGTAATGTGGTTAACTAAATTTAACGTTGATGAAAATAGATTTGATGCACGAGGAATAAACTTAAAGTGA
- a CDS encoding type VI secretion system Vgr family protein, producing MATLMFKLAVDGLDENTLLVREYRGQDSLSDSTLDDGTTCYGFRYQLSLASRRMDLSADTIVDKQAELTVWRDGELVHRVHGIVRHFEKGDTGHNYTFYGLTLVPALERLSLRHNSRIFQKQSAKDILTQLITDMDMPAPVFTLENEEPKEREFCVQYRETDADFLHRLAAEEGWVYYFSHEAGKHTLHFIDKSQALAVQNDAIAYNLLTAGVSETPYINALSEHKQSLPSQSTLKDYSFKQPGYAALNQHTGTNLEHQLSLYEHFDAPGRFKDNATGQRFARIRLEYLRRRAHLLTGDSDASAILVGRKIRIAGHFDASIQDNSWIPVQVEHHGTQPQVLEEEGGEGQTSYQNHFTLIPGQVNWQATPQPQPSVDGPMMATVVGPAANDGDTPEEIYCDEHGRVKIQFAWDRYGQKDDFSSCWVQVSQSWAGSQYGTIALPRIGTDVIVSFLNGDPDQPIITGRTYNADNLPPYALPANKTKTVWRSQTHQGAGFNEISFEDQVGQEQVYLHAQKDLQTDVLHDQTTSIGNDQHLSVVNDSFSEVKNNQHITVKGERRSKVTLDQTHIVEGSLQQQVGEIAVTEAGEDIQLQSGDLTVVEAGAELTVKVGGSFITINADGVYLVGPEVNIGSETYEADELEDMITSSDFSFSG from the coding sequence ATGGCGACGTTAATGTTTAAGCTGGCCGTTGACGGCCTCGATGAGAACACCTTGCTGGTACGAGAGTACCGAGGCCAAGACTCTCTCTCGGATTCCACATTAGACGATGGGACCACTTGCTATGGGTTCCGTTATCAGCTGAGCTTAGCCAGTCGTCGTATGGACTTGTCTGCGGACACCATCGTCGACAAGCAAGCAGAATTAACCGTCTGGCGTGATGGTGAACTGGTTCACCGAGTGCATGGTATCGTCCGCCACTTTGAAAAAGGCGACACCGGCCACAACTACACCTTTTACGGCTTGACCCTAGTGCCCGCGTTAGAGCGACTGTCGTTACGCCATAACAGCCGCATCTTCCAAAAACAAAGCGCCAAAGACATCCTCACCCAATTGATCACCGACATGGACATGCCGGCCCCTGTGTTCACCTTGGAAAACGAAGAACCAAAAGAACGGGAGTTCTGCGTTCAATACCGTGAAACTGACGCCGACTTCCTACATCGATTGGCCGCCGAAGAAGGCTGGGTCTACTACTTTAGCCACGAAGCAGGCAAACACACCTTACACTTCATCGACAAGAGCCAAGCTTTAGCCGTACAAAACGACGCCATTGCCTACAACTTACTCACCGCGGGCGTCTCCGAAACCCCTTACATCAACGCGCTCAGTGAACACAAACAATCCCTACCCAGTCAGTCGACCCTAAAAGACTACAGCTTCAAGCAACCCGGCTACGCGGCCTTGAATCAGCACACAGGGACCAACCTAGAACATCAACTGAGCCTCTACGAACACTTTGATGCCCCAGGCCGTTTTAAAGACAACGCCACTGGCCAACGTTTTGCCCGCATCCGTTTAGAATACTTGCGCCGTCGAGCTCACCTACTGACCGGTGACAGCGACGCCTCAGCGATCCTCGTTGGCCGCAAAATACGCATTGCCGGTCACTTCGACGCCAGCATCCAAGACAACAGCTGGATCCCTGTTCAAGTCGAACACCATGGCACCCAACCACAAGTCCTCGAAGAAGAAGGGGGCGAAGGCCAGACCAGCTACCAAAACCACTTTACCCTGATCCCGGGCCAAGTGAACTGGCAGGCAACGCCACAACCGCAACCCAGTGTTGATGGCCCCATGATGGCCACCGTGGTGGGGCCTGCGGCCAACGATGGTGACACCCCAGAAGAAATCTACTGTGACGAACACGGTCGAGTGAAAATCCAATTTGCTTGGGACCGTTACGGACAAAAAGACGACTTCAGCTCCTGCTGGGTCCAAGTCTCCCAAAGCTGGGCGGGCAGCCAATACGGCACCATCGCGCTGCCACGTATTGGCACCGACGTCATCGTCAGCTTCCTCAACGGCGACCCAGACCAACCCATTATTACCGGTCGAACCTACAACGCTGACAACTTACCGCCTTACGCCTTACCGGCGAACAAAACCAAAACCGTGTGGCGCAGCCAAACCCACCAAGGGGCCGGATTTAACGAAATCAGCTTCGAAGATCAAGTAGGTCAAGAACAAGTCTACCTGCACGCCCAAAAAGACCTGCAAACCGACGTGTTACATGACCAGACCACAAGCATCGGTAACGACCAACACCTGAGTGTGGTTAACGACAGCTTCAGTGAAGTGAAAAACAACCAGCACATCACGGTCAAAGGGGAACGTCGTAGCAAGGTCACCTTAGACCAAACCCACATAGTCGAAGGCAGCTTGCAGCAGCAAGTCGGTGAGATCGCCGTGACCGAAGCAGGGGAAGATATACAGCTACAAAGTGGGGATCTTACCGTCGTGGAAGCTGGAGCTGAATTAACCGTGAAAGTCGGGGGAAGCTTCATTACCATTAATGCCGATGGCGTGTATTTAGTGGGGCCTGAGGTGAATATTGGATCGGAAACTTATGAAGCGGATGAACTTGAAGATATGATCACAAGCAGTGATTTTAGTTTCTCAGGTTAG
- a CDS encoding Hcp family type VI secretion system effector, with product MPTPCYISIQGETQGLITAGAMTVDSTGEIGLEGHEDEMLVQQFLHNVTVPTNPQSGSPSGKRVHKPFKFTVALNKAVPLLYNALSAGEKLSNVELKWYRTSSEGKQENFFTTSLEGAVIVDIECEMPHCLDPSNESFTQNLTVSLAYRKITWDHVSSGTSGADDWTQPIEA from the coding sequence ATGCCAACGCCGTGTTATATTTCGATTCAAGGGGAAACACAGGGACTGATTACTGCTGGTGCCATGACAGTGGATTCTACTGGTGAAATCGGTTTGGAAGGTCACGAAGATGAAATGCTAGTACAACAGTTCTTGCATAATGTCACCGTACCAACGAACCCACAATCAGGTAGCCCATCTGGTAAACGTGTTCACAAACCGTTTAAATTCACCGTGGCTCTAAACAAAGCCGTACCATTACTTTACAACGCCTTGTCTGCCGGTGAAAAACTGTCAAATGTGGAATTGAAATGGTACCGCACGTCTTCTGAAGGCAAGCAAGAAAACTTCTTCACAACCTCATTAGAAGGTGCTGTGATTGTGGACATCGAATGCGAAATGCCACACTGCCTAGACCCATCTAATGAGTCTTTCACACAGAACTTAACAGTATCCCTTGCGTATCGTAAAATCACTTGGGATCATGTTTCTTCTGGAACATCTGGTGCGGATGATTGGACTCAACCAATCGAAGCCTAA
- a CDS encoding glycoside hydrolase family 19 protein, producing the protein MTMKFVYPVPKPNGHVYEDGNELQTQLQKEVAGQYGFNPGNSSWHGGMHLSLKNAPHCQKDHPIMAIADGKVVAYRVNNVYSTSVYRGIELPYSRDFCLLQHKFSYTEDDQTKTFTFFSLYMHLAPLAEEQIFEQVNGFKLPNWLYTEITAEVTDEDGLSCRTDSMEKANYAVSKGQKFKYDPRQLKPKAFGMKVRHFARCTLEPPLNSGGSSIAETWLCVDEDLVKTIDATTVKQGALIELSGAEQIDIKGGDAIGYLGQFHIPTQIEADTPVVDPRYQIHFELFSTEEPPEAFLKRFFGEANLDKVKKVEGDDDSDGYLDRNKPNGFFKNFHQIVTLDESDVPGTEIAKNLSKWDSAQYMYHKHASEWYDKAADKTVWQTILGIVDSSNFEKLIDHEKERVDKLIWMQEASSLGLPKVVWNWWPIGTGMAFKPGCYITKEMLRLVWNEKDDDFVFLVDIEDLEAVADEINEISATLKLDTLLRLNHFLAQAKKEAGKGFSLEENLHYSAKKLKQKDKDKGRGPFKYFRDNPREADLYGRVDGEGGHSSNPEQIANRAYANRNGNGNIASGDGWRYRGRGIFQLTGKKNYRNASRVYNILWPEENIDFEANPDLLLQIKYAVRSAGIFWLDNAIWEKADKGSSGTIVDNVTKIINSGTSEKSKKERRDNFSSYYNDGIFNEAF; encoded by the coding sequence ATGACGATGAAGTTTGTTTACCCTGTGCCTAAGCCTAATGGCCATGTTTATGAAGATGGTAATGAATTGCAGACCCAGCTTCAGAAAGAAGTGGCCGGTCAATATGGCTTTAATCCAGGTAATTCTTCTTGGCACGGAGGAATGCATCTCTCGTTAAAAAACGCGCCTCATTGTCAGAAAGACCATCCGATTATGGCAATTGCGGATGGAAAGGTGGTGGCTTACCGTGTTAATAATGTGTATTCAACATCGGTATATCGCGGTATTGAATTGCCGTATTCTAGAGACTTTTGTTTATTACAACATAAATTTTCCTATACAGAAGATGATCAAACAAAAACTTTTACCTTTTTTTCCCTATACATGCATCTGGCTCCTTTAGCAGAAGAGCAGATTTTTGAACAGGTTAACGGTTTTAAATTGCCGAATTGGCTTTATACTGAAATAACCGCTGAAGTTACTGATGAGGACGGGCTATCTTGCCGTACCGACAGCATGGAGAAAGCTAATTACGCTGTTAGTAAAGGACAGAAGTTCAAATATGATCCAAGACAGCTTAAACCCAAAGCGTTTGGTATGAAGGTTCGGCACTTTGCTCGTTGTACTTTGGAGCCTCCATTAAACTCTGGAGGCAGTAGTATTGCTGAAACCTGGTTGTGTGTGGACGAGGACTTAGTCAAAACCATCGATGCAACGACGGTAAAACAAGGTGCTCTTATCGAGTTGAGCGGCGCTGAACAAATTGATATAAAGGGCGGTGACGCCATTGGCTACCTTGGTCAGTTCCACATACCTACTCAAATTGAAGCGGATACGCCGGTGGTTGACCCTCGCTATCAGATTCACTTCGAACTCTTTTCCACTGAAGAACCACCAGAAGCCTTTTTAAAGCGATTCTTTGGTGAAGCCAACCTAGATAAAGTTAAAAAAGTGGAAGGTGATGATGACTCGGACGGCTATTTAGACCGGAATAAACCAAATGGCTTTTTTAAAAACTTCCACCAAATTGTGACTTTGGATGAAAGTGATGTCCCTGGCACAGAGATAGCTAAAAATTTATCCAAGTGGGACAGTGCACAATATATGTACCATAAACACGCTAGCGAATGGTATGACAAAGCAGCAGACAAGACTGTTTGGCAAACCATATTAGGAATAGTTGACAGTTCTAATTTTGAAAAACTGATTGATCATGAAAAAGAGCGAGTGGATAAACTGATCTGGATGCAGGAAGCCAGTAGTTTGGGTTTGCCAAAAGTAGTTTGGAATTGGTGGCCGATAGGTACTGGTATGGCATTTAAACCGGGTTGTTATATTACTAAAGAGATGTTGAGGTTAGTGTGGAACGAAAAAGACGATGACTTTGTATTTCTTGTCGATATTGAGGACTTGGAAGCGGTGGCAGATGAGATTAATGAAATATCCGCCACGTTAAAATTAGATACTCTTTTAAGGTTAAATCACTTTTTGGCTCAGGCTAAAAAGGAAGCGGGTAAGGGCTTTAGCTTAGAAGAAAACTTACACTATAGCGCAAAGAAGTTAAAGCAGAAGGATAAGGATAAGGGAAGGGGCCCATTCAAATATTTTAGGGATAACCCAAGAGAGGCTGATTTATATGGAAGAGTTGATGGAGAAGGTGGACATTCATCAAACCCAGAACAAATAGCGAATCGTGCTTATGCAAATAGAAATGGTAATGGCAACATAGCCTCTGGTGACGGATGGAGATATCGTGGGCGTGGTATTTTTCAGTTAACTGGTAAGAAAAATTATCGTAATGCAAGTCGAGTATATAATATTCTATGGCCTGAAGAGAATATCGACTTTGAAGCCAATCCAGATCTGCTTCTTCAAATCAAATATGCTGTACGAAGTGCTGGTATATTTTGGTTGGATAATGCGATATGGGAAAAGGCTGATAAAGGTAGTAGTGGCACCATAGTAGATAATGTTACAAAAATTATAAACTCAGGAACTAGTGAAAAATCTAAAAAGGAAAGGAGAGATAATTTTTCTTCTTATTATAATGATGGGATATTTAATGAAGCATTTTAA